A portion of the Haemorhous mexicanus isolate bHaeMex1 chromosome 3, bHaeMex1.pri, whole genome shotgun sequence genome contains these proteins:
- the TPO gene encoding thyroid peroxidase isoform X3 produces MKVFIILGFSAAIAFTAVFFSFLKTGKDTIFEQIEDNCITKAIQKGSSLVDYAAHYEIKRKIQGSGIATPTLLLTFSKFPEQESQEISQAAERMEMSIRVLKQKVCQKHKRSLHPTDHLSADLLTMIANISGCLPYMLPPKCPNNCLANEYRLITGACNNREHPRWGASNTALARWLPAAYEDGLSQPRGWDPSVRYNGFQLPSVREVTRKIIHAPNEAVTEDSLYSDIIMVWGQYIDHDIAFTPQSTSRTTFLSGMECQMTCEKQNPCFPIKVTTNDTLSTGMDCLPFYRSSPACGTGDHAILFGNISMLNTRQQINGLTSFLDASTVYGSTPAVENKLRNLTSKEGLLRVNLKYHDNHREYLPFTDQIPSPCAQDSSASGGERVECFLAGDSRSSEVTSLAAMHTLWLREHNRLARALKRINGHWSAETVYQETRKIVGALHQIITLRDYIPKIIGPDAFNLYIGLYTGYDPTMNPTVSNVFATAAFRFGHATIQPIVRRLNAQYLDDPELPNLHLHQVFFSPWRLIKEGGLDPLIRGLLAHPAKLQVQDQLLNEELTEKLFVLSNNGSLDLSSLNLQRGRDHGLPGYNEWREFCGLPKLETHTDLNTVITNPSVTEKIMELYHNPNNIDVWLGGLMEDFLPGARTGPLFACIIGKQMKALRDGDRFWWENDVFTEAQKQELKKHSLSRVICDNTGISEVPADAFQLGKFPQDFKHCNNIPGMNLEAWQEFYQEVARRRTINLHKQRMEL; encoded by the exons ATgaaagttttcattattttgggattttcagcAGCTATAGCCTTCacagctgttttcttttctttccttaaaacaGGGAAAGACACCATCTTTG AACAAATTGAAGATAACTGCATCACTAAGGCTATCCAGAAGGGTTCTAGTCTGGTGGATTATGCTGCACATTATGAAATTAAAAG AAAGATCCAAGGAAGTGGAATAGCTACCCCTACCTTACTGCTGACTTTCTCAAAATTTCCTGAACAAGAGAGTCAAGAGATTTCCCAAGCAGCTGAACGAATGGAAATGTCAATTCGGGTGCTGAAACAAAAAGTTTGCCAGAAGCACAAGCGTTCATTGCATCCAACTG ATCATTTATCAGCTGATCTGCTCACTATGATTGCTAATATTTCTGGATGCCTGCCTTATATGTTGCCACCAAAATGTCCAAATAATTGCTTAGCTAATGAATATCGACTCATCACTGGTGCCTGCAATAACAG GGAACATCCTAGATGGGGGGCATCCAACACAGCTCTGGCTAGGTGGCTTCCAGCAGCCTATGAAGATGGCCTCAGCCAGCCTCGAGGATGGGATCCCAGTGTCCGATACAACGGATTCCAGCTCCCCTCG GTTCGTGAAGTGACAAGAAAAATTATTCACGCACCTAATGAGGCTGTTACTGAAGACAGCCTGTATTCTGATATCATTATGGTATGGGGACAGTACATAGACCATGACATTGCATTCACACCCCAGAGCACAAGTAGAACTACCTTCCTAAGCGGGATGGAGTGCCAGATGACttgtgaaaaacaaaatccatgTTTTCCAATAAAG GTAACCACCAATGATACGTTATCTACAGGGATGGATTGCCTGCCCTTCTACCGCTCATCTCCCGCATGCGGCACTGGTGATCATGCTATTCTCTTTGGAAATATATCCATGCTAAATACAAGACAGCAGATCAATGGCTTAACTTCTTTCCTTGATGCCTCTACAGTCTATGGCAGTACTCCTGCTGTTGAAAACAAACTGAGGAATTTAACAAGCAAAGAAGGCCTTCTCAGAGTAAACCTAAAGTACCATGATAACCATCGGGAGTACCTGCCTTTTACAGACCAGATCCCATCCCCTTGTGCACAGGACTCAAGTGCAAGTGGAGGTGAGAGGGTGGAATGTTTCCTGGCTGGGGACAGTCGCTCCAGCGAGGtcacctccctggctgccaTGCACACACTGTGGCTGAGGGAGCACAACCGCCTGGCCCGAGCCCTCAAACGCATCAACGGCCACTGGAGCGCCGAGACCGTCTACCAAGAGACGCGCAAAATTGTTGGTGCGCTGCATCAG attaTTACTTTAAGAGATTACATTCCCAAAATCATTGGTCCAGATGCTTTCAATCTGTATATTGGCCTTTATACAGGTTATGATCCCACAATGAATCCCACTGTTTCTAATGTATTTGCAACAGCTGCTTTTCGTTTTGGTCATGCAACAATCCAACCAATAGTAAGGCGATTGAATGCACAGTATTTAGATGATCCTGAACTCCCAAATCTTCACTTGCACCAAGTTTTCTTTAGTCCCTGGAGACTCATTAAAGAAG gaGGCTTGGATCCTTTAATAAGGGGTCTTCTAGCACATCCAGCAAAACTGCAGGTACAAGATCAACTGCTGAATGAGGAGTTAACAGAAAAACTGTTTGTGCTGTCCAATAATGGTTCACTTGATTTATCGTCATTGAATTTACAACGTGGCCGTGATCATGGACTCCCAG GTTATAATGAATGGCGAGAATTCTGTGGTTTACCAAAACTGGAAACTCACACTGACCTGAATACAGTAATAACCAATCCCAGTGTCACtgaaaaaatcatggaattgtaCCATAATCCTAACAACATTGATGTTTGGCTTGGTGGTCTCATGGAAGACTTTCTTCCAGGTGCTAGAACTGGTCCCCTGTTCGCATGTATAATTGGAAAGCAAATGAAAGCACTAAGGGATGGTGACCG attttggTGGGAAAATGATGTTTTCACAGAAGCTCAAAAGCAGGAACTCAAAAAACATTCACTGTCCCGTGTGATTTGTGACAACACAGGCATTTCTGAAGTGCCAGCAGATGCCTTTCAACTTGGAAAGTTTCCACAAGATTTTAAGCATTGTAACAATATACCTGGGATGAATTTAGAAGCTTGGCAAGAATTTTATCAGGAAG TTGCAAGGAGAAGAACAATTAACCTGCACAAGCAAAGGATGGAACTTTGA
- the TPO gene encoding thyroid peroxidase isoform X2 yields the protein MKVFIILGFSAAIAFTAVFFSFLKTGKDTIFEQIEDNCITKAIQKGSSLVDYAAHYEIKRKIQGSGIATPTLLLTFSKFPEQESQEISQAAERMEMSIRVLKQKVCQKHKRSLHPTDHLSADLLTMIANISGCLPYMLPPKCPNNCLANEYRLITGACNNREHPRWGASNTALARWLPAAYEDGLSQPRGWDPSVRYNGFQLPSVREVTRKIIHAPNEAVTEDSLYSDIIMVWGQYIDHDIAFTPQSTSRTTFLSGMECQMTCEKQNPCFPIKVTTNDTLSTGMDCLPFYRSSPACGTGDHAILFGNISMLNTRQQINGLTSFLDASTVYGSTPAVENKLRNLTSKEGLLRVNLKYHDNHREYLPFTDQIPSPCAQDSSASGGERVECFLAGDSRSSEVTSLAAMHTLWLREHNRLARALKRINGHWSAETVYQETRKIVGALHQIITLRDYIPKIIGPDAFNLYIGLYTGYDPTMNPTVSNVFATAAFRFGHATIQPIVRRLNAQYLDDPELPNLHLHQVFFSPWRLIKEGGLDPLIRGLLAHPAKLQVQDQLLNEELTEKLFVLSNNGSLDLSSLNLQRGRDHGLPGYNEWREFCGLPKLETHTDLNTVITNPSVTEKIMELYHNPNNIDVWLGGLMEDFLPGARTGPLFACIIGKQMKALRDGDRFWWENDVFTEAQKQELKKHSLSRVICDNTGISEVPADAFQLGKFPQDFKHCNNIPGMNLEAWQEFYQEDELCGTPKSVENGDFVYCSESGKFTVTYTCHYGFQLQGEEQLTCTSKGWNFEAPVCIDIDECENEINPPCHPSATCINTKGSYKCLHTDPYKLAEDGRTCIACK from the exons ATgaaagttttcattattttgggattttcagcAGCTATAGCCTTCacagctgttttcttttctttccttaaaacaGGGAAAGACACCATCTTTG AACAAATTGAAGATAACTGCATCACTAAGGCTATCCAGAAGGGTTCTAGTCTGGTGGATTATGCTGCACATTATGAAATTAAAAG AAAGATCCAAGGAAGTGGAATAGCTACCCCTACCTTACTGCTGACTTTCTCAAAATTTCCTGAACAAGAGAGTCAAGAGATTTCCCAAGCAGCTGAACGAATGGAAATGTCAATTCGGGTGCTGAAACAAAAAGTTTGCCAGAAGCACAAGCGTTCATTGCATCCAACTG ATCATTTATCAGCTGATCTGCTCACTATGATTGCTAATATTTCTGGATGCCTGCCTTATATGTTGCCACCAAAATGTCCAAATAATTGCTTAGCTAATGAATATCGACTCATCACTGGTGCCTGCAATAACAG GGAACATCCTAGATGGGGGGCATCCAACACAGCTCTGGCTAGGTGGCTTCCAGCAGCCTATGAAGATGGCCTCAGCCAGCCTCGAGGATGGGATCCCAGTGTCCGATACAACGGATTCCAGCTCCCCTCG GTTCGTGAAGTGACAAGAAAAATTATTCACGCACCTAATGAGGCTGTTACTGAAGACAGCCTGTATTCTGATATCATTATGGTATGGGGACAGTACATAGACCATGACATTGCATTCACACCCCAGAGCACAAGTAGAACTACCTTCCTAAGCGGGATGGAGTGCCAGATGACttgtgaaaaacaaaatccatgTTTTCCAATAAAG GTAACCACCAATGATACGTTATCTACAGGGATGGATTGCCTGCCCTTCTACCGCTCATCTCCCGCATGCGGCACTGGTGATCATGCTATTCTCTTTGGAAATATATCCATGCTAAATACAAGACAGCAGATCAATGGCTTAACTTCTTTCCTTGATGCCTCTACAGTCTATGGCAGTACTCCTGCTGTTGAAAACAAACTGAGGAATTTAACAAGCAAAGAAGGCCTTCTCAGAGTAAACCTAAAGTACCATGATAACCATCGGGAGTACCTGCCTTTTACAGACCAGATCCCATCCCCTTGTGCACAGGACTCAAGTGCAAGTGGAGGTGAGAGGGTGGAATGTTTCCTGGCTGGGGACAGTCGCTCCAGCGAGGtcacctccctggctgccaTGCACACACTGTGGCTGAGGGAGCACAACCGCCTGGCCCGAGCCCTCAAACGCATCAACGGCCACTGGAGCGCCGAGACCGTCTACCAAGAGACGCGCAAAATTGTTGGTGCGCTGCATCAG attaTTACTTTAAGAGATTACATTCCCAAAATCATTGGTCCAGATGCTTTCAATCTGTATATTGGCCTTTATACAGGTTATGATCCCACAATGAATCCCACTGTTTCTAATGTATTTGCAACAGCTGCTTTTCGTTTTGGTCATGCAACAATCCAACCAATAGTAAGGCGATTGAATGCACAGTATTTAGATGATCCTGAACTCCCAAATCTTCACTTGCACCAAGTTTTCTTTAGTCCCTGGAGACTCATTAAAGAAG gaGGCTTGGATCCTTTAATAAGGGGTCTTCTAGCACATCCAGCAAAACTGCAGGTACAAGATCAACTGCTGAATGAGGAGTTAACAGAAAAACTGTTTGTGCTGTCCAATAATGGTTCACTTGATTTATCGTCATTGAATTTACAACGTGGCCGTGATCATGGACTCCCAG GTTATAATGAATGGCGAGAATTCTGTGGTTTACCAAAACTGGAAACTCACACTGACCTGAATACAGTAATAACCAATCCCAGTGTCACtgaaaaaatcatggaattgtaCCATAATCCTAACAACATTGATGTTTGGCTTGGTGGTCTCATGGAAGACTTTCTTCCAGGTGCTAGAACTGGTCCCCTGTTCGCATGTATAATTGGAAAGCAAATGAAAGCACTAAGGGATGGTGACCG attttggTGGGAAAATGATGTTTTCACAGAAGCTCAAAAGCAGGAACTCAAAAAACATTCACTGTCCCGTGTGATTTGTGACAACACAGGCATTTCTGAAGTGCCAGCAGATGCCTTTCAACTTGGAAAGTTTCCACAAGATTTTAAGCATTGTAACAATATACCTGGGATGAATTTAGAAGCTTGGCAAGAATTTTATCAGGAAG ATGAACTATGTGGAACACCAAAGAGTGTGGAAAATGGTGATTTTGTATACTGCTCAGAATCTGGAAAATTTACAGTGACTTATACATGTCACTATGGATTTCAGTTGCAAGGAGAAGAACAATTAACCTGCACAAGCAAAGGATGGAACTTTGAGGCTCCAGTTTGTATAG
- the TPO gene encoding thyroid peroxidase isoform X1 translates to MKVFIILGFSAAIAFTAVFFSFLKTGKDTIFEQIEDNCITKAIQKGSSLVDYAAHYEIKRKIQGSGIATPTLLLTFSKFPEQESQEISQAAERMEMSIRVLKQKVCQKHKRSLHPTDHLSADLLTMIANISGCLPYMLPPKCPNNCLANEYRLITGACNNREHPRWGASNTALARWLPAAYEDGLSQPRGWDPSVRYNGFQLPSVREVTRKIIHAPNEAVTEDSLYSDIIMVWGQYIDHDIAFTPQSTSRTTFLSGMECQMTCEKQNPCFPIKVTTNDTLSTGMDCLPFYRSSPACGTGDHAILFGNISMLNTRQQINGLTSFLDASTVYGSTPAVENKLRNLTSKEGLLRVNLKYHDNHREYLPFTDQIPSPCAQDSSASGGERVECFLAGDSRSSEVTSLAAMHTLWLREHNRLARALKRINGHWSAETVYQETRKIVGALHQIITLRDYIPKIIGPDAFNLYIGLYTGYDPTMNPTVSNVFATAAFRFGHATIQPIVRRLNAQYLDDPELPNLHLHQVFFSPWRLIKEGGLDPLIRGLLAHPAKLQVQDQLLNEELTEKLFVLSNNGSLDLSSLNLQRGRDHGLPGYNEWREFCGLPKLETHTDLNTVITNPSVTEKIMELYHNPNNIDVWLGGLMEDFLPGARTGPLFACIIGKQMKALRDGDRFWWENDVFTEAQKQELKKHSLSRVICDNTGISEVPADAFQLGKFPQDFKHCNNIPGMNLEAWQEFYQEDELCGTPKSVENGDFVYCSESGKFTVTYTCHYGFQLQGEEQLTCTSKGWNFEAPVCIDIDECENEINPPCHPSATCINTKGSYKCLHTDPYKLAEDGRTCIGNGCEPTVH, encoded by the exons ATgaaagttttcattattttgggattttcagcAGCTATAGCCTTCacagctgttttcttttctttccttaaaacaGGGAAAGACACCATCTTTG AACAAATTGAAGATAACTGCATCACTAAGGCTATCCAGAAGGGTTCTAGTCTGGTGGATTATGCTGCACATTATGAAATTAAAAG AAAGATCCAAGGAAGTGGAATAGCTACCCCTACCTTACTGCTGACTTTCTCAAAATTTCCTGAACAAGAGAGTCAAGAGATTTCCCAAGCAGCTGAACGAATGGAAATGTCAATTCGGGTGCTGAAACAAAAAGTTTGCCAGAAGCACAAGCGTTCATTGCATCCAACTG ATCATTTATCAGCTGATCTGCTCACTATGATTGCTAATATTTCTGGATGCCTGCCTTATATGTTGCCACCAAAATGTCCAAATAATTGCTTAGCTAATGAATATCGACTCATCACTGGTGCCTGCAATAACAG GGAACATCCTAGATGGGGGGCATCCAACACAGCTCTGGCTAGGTGGCTTCCAGCAGCCTATGAAGATGGCCTCAGCCAGCCTCGAGGATGGGATCCCAGTGTCCGATACAACGGATTCCAGCTCCCCTCG GTTCGTGAAGTGACAAGAAAAATTATTCACGCACCTAATGAGGCTGTTACTGAAGACAGCCTGTATTCTGATATCATTATGGTATGGGGACAGTACATAGACCATGACATTGCATTCACACCCCAGAGCACAAGTAGAACTACCTTCCTAAGCGGGATGGAGTGCCAGATGACttgtgaaaaacaaaatccatgTTTTCCAATAAAG GTAACCACCAATGATACGTTATCTACAGGGATGGATTGCCTGCCCTTCTACCGCTCATCTCCCGCATGCGGCACTGGTGATCATGCTATTCTCTTTGGAAATATATCCATGCTAAATACAAGACAGCAGATCAATGGCTTAACTTCTTTCCTTGATGCCTCTACAGTCTATGGCAGTACTCCTGCTGTTGAAAACAAACTGAGGAATTTAACAAGCAAAGAAGGCCTTCTCAGAGTAAACCTAAAGTACCATGATAACCATCGGGAGTACCTGCCTTTTACAGACCAGATCCCATCCCCTTGTGCACAGGACTCAAGTGCAAGTGGAGGTGAGAGGGTGGAATGTTTCCTGGCTGGGGACAGTCGCTCCAGCGAGGtcacctccctggctgccaTGCACACACTGTGGCTGAGGGAGCACAACCGCCTGGCCCGAGCCCTCAAACGCATCAACGGCCACTGGAGCGCCGAGACCGTCTACCAAGAGACGCGCAAAATTGTTGGTGCGCTGCATCAG attaTTACTTTAAGAGATTACATTCCCAAAATCATTGGTCCAGATGCTTTCAATCTGTATATTGGCCTTTATACAGGTTATGATCCCACAATGAATCCCACTGTTTCTAATGTATTTGCAACAGCTGCTTTTCGTTTTGGTCATGCAACAATCCAACCAATAGTAAGGCGATTGAATGCACAGTATTTAGATGATCCTGAACTCCCAAATCTTCACTTGCACCAAGTTTTCTTTAGTCCCTGGAGACTCATTAAAGAAG gaGGCTTGGATCCTTTAATAAGGGGTCTTCTAGCACATCCAGCAAAACTGCAGGTACAAGATCAACTGCTGAATGAGGAGTTAACAGAAAAACTGTTTGTGCTGTCCAATAATGGTTCACTTGATTTATCGTCATTGAATTTACAACGTGGCCGTGATCATGGACTCCCAG GTTATAATGAATGGCGAGAATTCTGTGGTTTACCAAAACTGGAAACTCACACTGACCTGAATACAGTAATAACCAATCCCAGTGTCACtgaaaaaatcatggaattgtaCCATAATCCTAACAACATTGATGTTTGGCTTGGTGGTCTCATGGAAGACTTTCTTCCAGGTGCTAGAACTGGTCCCCTGTTCGCATGTATAATTGGAAAGCAAATGAAAGCACTAAGGGATGGTGACCG attttggTGGGAAAATGATGTTTTCACAGAAGCTCAAAAGCAGGAACTCAAAAAACATTCACTGTCCCGTGTGATTTGTGACAACACAGGCATTTCTGAAGTGCCAGCAGATGCCTTTCAACTTGGAAAGTTTCCACAAGATTTTAAGCATTGTAACAATATACCTGGGATGAATTTAGAAGCTTGGCAAGAATTTTATCAGGAAG ATGAACTATGTGGAACACCAAAGAGTGTGGAAAATGGTGATTTTGTATACTGCTCAGAATCTGGAAAATTTACAGTGACTTATACATGTCACTATGGATTTCAGTTGCAAGGAGAAGAACAATTAACCTGCACAAGCAAAGGATGGAACTTTGAGGCTCCAGTTTGTATAG